Within the Desulfovibrio oxyclinae DSM 11498 genome, the region GACACGCTGGTGCTCGGACCGCAGAGCACCTGCGAAGTGGATGGCAGCGGCTACAAGCGGGCTCTTGAGGCCATCACCGAAAGCAAGATGGTCATCCCGGAAGATCAGGATGACTTCGGAAAATTTCTTGCCGGGACCACCGAGGATTACGTTGAAAAGTTTGAAGCGGCGCGGGCCGTGCGGCACTTCGAAACCTGTCGTTGCGTCGAGGGTACCGAAAGGGTTCACGTGCAACTGGACAAGGAGGTGCATCCCGGCTTCGACCGCATCAGCGTGGCCATGGCCAATCCGCCGTCCAAGGCGCTATTGCTTATGGCGGTCAAGGTCCTTGCCCGGGAGGAAGTGCCCGTGGACAGGGCCTACGGCGACCTCTTCGAGCTTGAGGAGAACGGCACGGCCGCCGTATTCAGTTTTTATCTGGACAGGTCCAAGGTCGATCTTGACAAAAGCTCAGAGCGGTACGCGCGGCTGCGTCGCCAACTCAAGGCAATAAAGTGGTTTGCGTTTCATGGTCTTGAGGTGTTGTCCGAAGAGGACGGGTGGGAGATCGGCAGCGTCATGCTCATGCAGGCCGCGGCCGAGTTCGCCCATCAGTTCCTGACGGCCAAGGATATCTACGCCTATTCCTCGGGCCGGATCGTGCATACCATGCTCGACCACCGCGATATTCTGGACCTGCTGTTCAGTTATTTTGAAGCGCGGTTCAATCCGGACATAGGCGGCGGACGCGATGCGCTGGTGGAGCACCGGCGGCGCAAGGTGCGTAACGCAATCGGCGGCGTCACGGATGACATCTGCCGCAACATCCTGAACTACATCTATCGTTTCTTCCGGTACACCCTGCGTACCAACTATTACGTGCCAGAGCGGTTCGGCCTCGCTTTTCGCATGGATCCGCTCATCCTTTCCCCCATGCCCAAGGAAGAGCGACCTTTCGGATTCTACTGCTTCCACGGCCCTTACTGCTTCGGCTTCCATGTCCGCTATCGCGACATGTCCCGCGGCGGGGTACGGGTGGTGCGCACCTGGAATCAGGAGCATTTCGAACTGGAGAGCAACCGGCTCTTCGACGAAGTCACCAAATTGGCGAGTGCGCAGCAGTTCAAAAACAAGGACATCCCCGAAGGCGGCTCCAAGGCCGTTGTGCTCATGGGGCCGGACGGGGAAGTGGACATCGCCGTGAAGAGCATGGTCGATTCCCTGCTGGATCTCATCGTGGTGCCAGAGGATGCCGGGCCGGGCAACTGGACGCGGCCGGAAGTGGTGGACTATCTCGACCGCGAGGAGATCATCTATCTGGGACCCGACGAGAACATCACGCCCAAGCACGTGCAGTGGTTCGTGGACCGAGCCCGCAAGCGCCAGTACAAGTGGCCCGCCGCGTTCATGAGTTCCAAGCCGCGTGCCGGCATCGGACACAAGCGGTACGGCGTCACCAGCGAGGGCGTCATCGTCTTTGCGGATGAGCTGCTCCGGGCCATGGGCATCGACCCGGACAGCCAGAAATTCACGGTCAAGCTCACCGGCGGTCCTGCCGGAGACGTGGCCTCCAACGTCATGAAGATCCTGCGTCGCGAATACGGCGACAACGCCTGCATTGTGGCCATGTCCGACGGACACGGCGCGGCCTATGATCCGGCCGGGCTGGATCACGAGGAGCTGATGCGTCTGGTGGAAGGGGAAAAGAAGGCATCCCATTTCGACCCTGACAAGCTCTCCGGCTCGGAGGCGTTCGTGGTCTCCACGGAAACGCAGGAGGGCCGCTCCACCCGCGACAGCCTGCACAATACGGTGGAGGCCGACCTATTCATCCCGTCGGGCGGCAGGCCGGACACCATCAACATGCAGAACTGGCAGCGGTTCCTGCGGCACGACGGCAGGCCCACCGCGCGGGGCATCGTGGAAGGTGCCAACATTTTCATTTCCGCCGAGGCCCGTGCCAAGCTCGAAGAGGCAGGCGTCATGGTCGTCCCGGGCCCATCCGCCAACAAGACCGGCGTGATTTGCTCCTCCTACGAGATTCTTGCGGGGCTGGCTCTGTCGGAAGACGAATTCCTCGACATCAAGGAT harbors:
- a CDS encoding NAD-glutamate dehydrogenase domain-containing protein, encoding MSDSVSIDAREALSELKNMLSDSADALVPWFYVNMPEYYFQTHEKEEQLKHLRAILSGQVRSEGQAVQLRSPCGTRITHITPGADMKVLAEVLEQYRGKSLQAARIYSSRDDALRLDTLVLGPQSTCEVDGSGYKRALEAITESKMVIPEDQDDFGKFLAGTTEDYVEKFEAARAVRHFETCRCVEGTERVHVQLDKEVHPGFDRISVAMANPPSKALLLMAVKVLAREEVPVDRAYGDLFELEENGTAAVFSFYLDRSKVDLDKSSERYARLRRQLKAIKWFAFHGLEVLSEEDGWEIGSVMLMQAAAEFAHQFLTAKDIYAYSSGRIVHTMLDHRDILDLLFSYFEARFNPDIGGGRDALVEHRRRKVRNAIGGVTDDICRNILNYIYRFFRYTLRTNYYVPERFGLAFRMDPLILSPMPKEERPFGFYCFHGPYCFGFHVRYRDMSRGGVRVVRTWNQEHFELESNRLFDEVTKLASAQQFKNKDIPEGGSKAVVLMGPDGEVDIAVKSMVDSLLDLIVVPEDAGPGNWTRPEVVDYLDREEIIYLGPDENITPKHVQWFVDRARKRQYKWPAAFMSSKPRAGIGHKRYGVTSEGVIVFADELLRAMGIDPDSQKFTVKLTGGPAGDVASNVMKILRREYGDNACIVAMSDGHGAAYDPAGLDHEELMRLVEGEKKASHFDPDKLSGSEAFVVSTETQEGRSTRDSLHNTVEADLFIPSGGRPDTINMQNWQRFLRHDGRPTARGIVEGANIFISAEARAKLEEAGVMVVPGPSANKTGVICSSYEILAGLALSEDEFLDIKDTYVEQVLDILRLRARDEARLLMREYKSCGGSKTITELSYELSRHINDLADMVVAMLDEGVASVAANPLLKRMVLAYCPAILAEKYGDRVLRNVPRAHLHALLGAFISARIMYQEGLNWAERLVDVAGVRKLIMAYLEEEDIVTRWVEDIRESGLEQADDIASVVQASGRKYLTMRRLGFA